The region GGCGAGTATATGCTAATTATTATCTATCGTACTCATTCTACCATTGAAAAAATGTGAAgtatatattaaaaacttaacACAAACTATGCAAAGTGATCACTTTAACTTGGTCACCCCCAAATCAAAATCTCGCCTCCGCCACTCATGCAACACAACTCTGGCTCGTTTAATAGCATGTATATATGGCTATCCAAGGGTAGCCAAGATCAGAAGACCTTTCATAGAGCTTCCTAAAGACTTCAAGAGACAATTATGACATACATCTTGTCTATAAATATAGATGTAGTTGTTCATTTATGTACGCACTACTCATTATTCGAACTTTCAACTCTTCTTAGAATTTGAGGTTCTCTCTTTGCACTCTCACTAACTTAAGAGTTTGAGTGTCTTATTCAAGTACACCCCCATTATGTCAACATAGCTCAGTCGTGCCAGAGAAGTCTAACATGGACAACACACCACCACCAGAGATGAAAATATTTGATCGAACTCAATTATGaatgaaaaaattcaaaaagaatTCAAAACCTAGTCCTTTTTTGTATTGAAGTTAACATGATGAAACAACACAACAGTTCATCCCTATATAGCTTCAACCCTAGTAATATGTTTAACCGCTCCCTCACAACATGGCTACAAGTGTCGAGGGGAGAGATTAGGCACCTTTGACCTGTTCAATATACAAGATATCAATGCCTAACTGAATATTAGCGAAGCGTGTGACGAAATGAAGACATTGTCTCGCTACATGATGTCGCTCACTTTGAAACACATCACCTACCTTAAGAGGATAAGCCCAAGTCTTCCACCCCAGTTGACTTATCCTGGCCCAAATTCAAGTGATTTCGATACATGTCCTGTATTCTGGGCCACAATCCACATGACATCAAGCCTTAAGCATTAAGGCAAATGTGTAATTCTTGCTTCGATTTGTTTTCATGTCACCCATTTTGATTCGTAACAAAGAACAAACTTCCAATCTTTCCAAAATATAGGGCTGAGAGTTTACCTATGTACTGACATTACCCTTTCGAGCCAATGTTCACGAAGTGAACTTGAGAGAACAAACTAAGAATTCAAAGAGAGTTCAAAATCTAGTCCTTCTTGGTATTGAAGTTAACATGGAAAACAATACGTACGTCCATTCGCCTCTGTATAACTCAAACCTTAGTAAGATGTGTAACCGCTCTCTCACAACATGGCTACAAGTGCCAAGTGCAAAGGTTAAGCGTCTTTGACCTATTCAATTTACATTATATCAAAGTGTGATTGAATCTTAGTGAAGCACGTAATAAAATGAAGAGATCACTCCACTGAACAATGTCGCCGACTTTGAAACACATCACTCATCTTAGGAGGATAAGCTAAAATCTGCCAAGTAACTTGATTTTTGCAAGCCCCGATCGCCCACTCTTATAAAGGGAAAAAAATATGTTGACACTTTAAAAACACTCTCATCTAGATaaaatatgaagagaaaatagataaaaaaaatgttatgatAGAAAATGCAAAAAtaagtagaaaaaaaataagtgaaaaaaaatgaagtgtgaatACAATTAAAAAGTGTTTACTAGCTTtaatctattttaatttttcttccgTATGATATGCCTTGGGGTTGTCTAACTTTTATTTAagtatataaataatataacaTTGCTGCATAAAATGACCTTATTATGAAGTAAATTAAACAACCCCGTGAAAAATATCATACCCAAATACTATAATAGCCGACATTTTGACAATGCCGAGTTTGGAATGTGGTGTTATCGTGAGAAAGAATGATCAAAATCAAAGGTTACACAGGTTTAGCGTGAGTGCTGTATATATCTAAGGATGTTTTTGTCTGCCACAATGCCCAACCAGCTATAATAGGTTGTAGAATATGCCAACTTAAAATTGACGGAATGCTACATGCATTAGACTAATAGCACCACGTATTTCAAGAGGTTCCCAGTGTAATCTTAGCAAACTTAATTACTTTTTCATAAGTCATTATACAAAAGGTCAAAAAGTCACAAATTTGATGCTTTTTTCCACCACTTTACTCTTTCCATTTTAGAGAACCAACTTATACAAGCAATACAAGCAACAAGGGTTGAAGGGCAATGCTAAACTTACCCGATCGAAAAGAAAAGGGCCATTCCATACCAGCGTAGCTAGTCAGGCATGTTGCCTATATACATACACTTCGTCTTTGATTTGGGTTAAAACCAACATAAATATAATTTCAcgtatattaatatatatatatatataaattaatgaAAATGTATAATTTAGCATATTAAGTTTAATGTGAATTAGAAAAGAAGTAAGATTTTAACCTATTGACTTTTCAAACGGGTACTATTCAAAATGATAAAATAGAATAATAGGAATAATTTATTTACTGTAATTATGCTTGTAATTAGGTTTAGTCATTATTATTTAGTCAACTCTACTCTGTATAAATACCCTGCCTATTATCAATAATAAACAGGGAAAACatttccttcatggtatcagagccaatggttgtttgaccatgggcctgggcccctatcctagatccatttgttgtggagacctcccatatttgggccacccgtttcattccacgctccagatgttctacactgagcgtgagggggtgtgttagagtcccacattggctagagatgtggccaagcaattgcttatatatggttgtgcaaaccttaactcttgagctagcttttgggttaactcttgagctagcttttgggaaacacttttttttttcttttaaatttctttTCTTGCAGGCTCTATGGCTGATTCCGCTTCTTCCAATGGTTCACCAACCGGCGACACCACTCTTGTTCCCACGCCCACGGCGTCGTCGCCCTCCTCTGTCAAGTCGGATTTTCATCCGGCCCTTGCTatcaccaatatcaaaaacaacatcccTTTCAAACTTGAGTTAGACAAGGATCACTATACTCTGTGGGCTGAATTATTTGAGACTCATGCTCACGCCACTCAGGTGCTCCACCACATCATTCCTCAAGCTGACATGGAGCCCCCAGCGCGCACTGATCCTTCCTATGCCAAGTGGTCCACTCTTGACTCTACAGTCAAACAATGGATTTATTCCACCATATCTTTCGACCTTCTCTCCACTGTTATGGAGAAAGGTTCCACTGCTATGGCTACATGGAACCGTATAGCTTCTATGTTTGAGGACAATCAGAACTCTCGTGCTGTCTCTCTCGACCAGGATTTCATCTCCACTCGCATGGAGGACTTTCCTAATGTTTCAGCCTACTGTCAGCGTCTGAAACATATTTCTGATCAATTGAGAAATGTTGGTGCCCCCGTTAGTGACCATCGTCTTGTCCTACAGTTGGTCTCTGGTCTCACTGAGCCTTTCCGTGGTGTTGCCACCCTGATCCGTCAGAGCGAGCCTTTGCCTCCTTTCCTCAAGGTCCGCTCCATGCTCATTCTCGAGGAATCTGGTCTCGCCAGGATGTCAGGCCCTGCATCTCAGACTGCTATGCACACCTCTGCTTCTCATACACGGGACTCTGATGACTCTTCTCAGCAGCGCACCATCAATCGCAGCAATCAGGGACACTCCAACCACCGTTATGGGTCCGGGCAAAATCGCAATTATCAGGGTAGTTCTGGTAAACCTAAAAAGAAAGGTGGCTCTCGCTATACTGGTTCATCTGGCTCCTCTGGTTCCCCTGCTGCTGCTCCTCCACCATGGCGCCCACCTCCGCAAGCATCCTGGAATCCCTGGGGTTGGACTCCTCCCCCTGGTTGGGCTCCTCCCCCTTGGGGCATGCCTCCTTGTCCTTACCCCACATCTCAGTGGTCGCGTCCCATGGGTCCTCCGCCGCAACCCAGCGTTCTAGGCCAGCGTCCACAGGCCTACACTGCTACTGCTTCTCCAGCACCCACTGATATTGCTGCTGCCATGCACACCCTGTCTTTGACTCCTCCAGATAGCACGTGGTACATGGACACCGGCGCCTCATCCCATACTACGGCATCTCAAGGTACTCTtacgtcttattctaatttgagTCATTTAAATCAGAAACTGATAGTTGGTAGTGGTCAGGGCATTCCAATTCGGGGTTCGGGACACACTTCTATTCCTACCCCTCACAAACCTTTAGCACTCAACCATGTCTTGCACACTCCGtgaattattaaaaacttaatttatgtgcgacaactcactactgaCAATAATGTTTCTGTTTCCTTTGATCCATTTGGATTCTCGGTGTCTGACTTCCAGACGGGGATGCCTCTCCTGAGATGTAACAGCGTCGGCGACCTCTACCCAGTCACCCGTTCCTCTCCTTTTGCTGGTCTTGCTTCTAGTGTCTGGCACAATCGCCTTGGTCATCCTGCTTCCTCAGCTTTAAATCACCTTAGgaataataaacttattttttgtgAACCTTTGCGTTCTAGTTCTGTTTGTGATTCTTGTGTTTTAGGCAAACATGTTCGGTTGCCTTTTCGTTCCTCTGAAACTATTACTTTGAGGccatttgatattttgcatagTGATTTATGGACGTCTCCTGTTTTAAGCACTGCTGGTCATCATTATTaagttttgtttttggatgatcaCACTGATTTTTTATGGACATTTCCGATTGGCAAGAAATCTCAGGTTTATGAAATATTTACTACTCTTGCTACTCTTATTAAAACTCAATTTTCAGCAAATATTAAATGTCTTTAATGTGATAATGGACGTGAATATGACAATGAATCCTTTCGCCGGTATTGTGCTGCTAATGGCCTTCTTTTTCGATTCTCTTGCCCTCACACTTCTTCTCAAAATGGGAAAGCAGAACGAAAAATtcgcaccattaacaacatgatccGCACCCTCCTGGCTCATTCGTCTGTTCCTCCTTCtttttggcatcatgcccttcaaatggcAACGTACCTTCTGAACATTCTGCCTCGCAAGACTCTTCAGAATGATTCTCCTACTCAGCTGTTGTATCATCGCGACCCTTCCTACTCACACTTACGTGTCTTTGGTTGTCTATGTTTTCCTCTATTTCCTTCCGCTACAATTAACAAATTGCAACCACGATCGACTCCGTGTGTTTTTCTAGGGTATCCGATGAATCACAGAGGATATCAATGTTATGATTTGTCAAACAGAAAAATTATAATATCGCGGCATGTCATTTTTGATGAAACTCGATTTCCTTTTGCCGACCTGTCCGTGACTCCTGCCCCTTCTTATGAGTGCTTCACCGAGGACCTCCCTCCTTATTTGATCCACCATTGGCAAACCGTATCCTCTCTACCACCTGACCCTCCGGTCCCGCCGTCGAGTCCCACTGACTCTTCGCCTTCCTTAACGGCTCCTGTTTCCCCTCCTCCTTCTCCCTTGCCTTTGCCCTTGCCTCCGGCCCCACCTACACCACCCGTACGGACCATGACTACCCGTAGCATGCACGGCATTTCCAAACCTAAAAAGCCTTTTAGTCTTTCCGTATCTATTGATGACCCGTCCATCTCACCCTTGCCACGTAACCCCAAACAAGCCTTATCCGATCCTAATTGGAAGTCCgctatgcagtctgaatttaatgctcttattagaaataatacgtgggagttggttccccgtccttgtgatgttaatgttattcgttgtatgtggatttttcgccataaaaagcagtctaatggtttgtttgagcgttataaggctcgtcttgttGGTGATGGCAGGTCTCAGATTGCAGGTGTTGATTGTGACGAGACTTTCAGCCCCGTGGTGAAACCGGCTACCATACGGACAGTTCTCAACATTGCTCTCTCTAGATCCTGGCCcattcatcagttggatgtccagaatgcctttctgcatggtgatctccatgagactgtctacatgcatcagcctTTGGGTTTCCGCGACTCTAGGCGCCCAGACTATGTCTGTCGTCTGAAGAAGTCTCTTTACGGTCTGAAACAagcgcctcgtgcttggtatcAGCGGTTTGCTGACTATGTTTCTTCCATTGGCTTTCGGCACAGCAGTTCCGATCATTCACTTTTTATCTTCCGGCGAGGTCCTGACGTTGCCTATATTCTgctatatgttgatgacatcatccttGTTGCTTCTTCTCATGATCTCCGCCAATCCTTTATGGCACTTCTTGCATCCGAATTTTCTATGAAGGATCTGGGTCCTctgagttatttccttggcatcgCTGTCACTCGGCATGCCGGTGGCCTTTTCCTCAGTCAGAGCACGTATGCTAGTGAGATCATTGCCCGCGCCGGCATGGCGTCGTGCAACCCTTCTGCTACTCCGGTTGATACCAAGCAGAAGCTCAGTTCTTCATCTGGGACTCCTTGTGAGGATGCCTCTTTGTACCGCAGTTTGGCTGGTGCCTTACAGTACCTCACCTTCACTCGTCCTGACATTTCTTATGCTGTTCAGCAGGTGTGCTTACACATGCATGCTCCTCACACCGAGCAtatgcttgccctcaagcgtGTCTTGCGCTATGTTCGTGGCACTCTGACTTACGGTCTGCACTTGTATACCTCCCCTATTGAGAAACTTGTCTCTTATACGGATGCTGACTGGGGGGGGGGTGTCCTGACACTAGACGCTCTACTTCTGGCTACTGTGTTTTTCTCGGTGATAATCTCATTTCTTGGTCCTCCAAGCGGCAACCCACCCTATCTCGCTCcagtgctgaagctgaataccgGGGCGTTGCTAATGTTGTTTCCGAGTCCTGTTGGATCCGCAATTTACTTCTGGAGCTTCACTTTCCTCTCTCTCAGGCAACATTGGTCCACTGTGacaatgttagtgccatctacctATCTGGAAATCCAGTGCACCATCAGCGTACCAAACATATAGAGATGGATATCCACTTTGTTCGGGAAAAGGTCGCGCGCGGCCAGGCCCgcatccttcatgttccttcccgtCATCAGATTGCGGACATTTTTACAAAGGGCCTTCCTCGGGTcctctttgatgattttcgttccagtctcagcgtcggtgaaccacccgcttcgactgcgggggtgtgatagaatagaatAATAGGAATAATTTATTTACTGTAATTACGCTTGTAATTAAGTTTAGTCATTATTATTTAGTCAACTCTACTCTGTATAAATACCCTGCCTATTATCAATAATAAACACGGAAAACATTTCCTTCACAAAAGATTACTACAATGTAGAAATGAATTGAATGGTAAAGATGGCCCAGGTTATGGGGATTTCTAATTCCCATGATAGAACGAAATCACTTCCTATCAACTGTGTTAAGAATTGTTTCATCTCTTCTTCatgatatttttttcctttcacaGATTTGATTGTCGACCTTAATATATTAGGTTCCACACATCTATTTGGATTATCCTATCACAAACAACATTTGATGAAGAAAGTCAAAATAAATGCCCCATTGCTTAGTCACCATTGATAGAGTGCCATAGGCTCATCTCCTATCTATTGTTTTCTGTTGCCATCTTTGTGCCACAAACGCGTTTAATTCATGTGCTTAGAAAATtacaaataattaatgtattcaCTTCCAAAATTTACTCATAtccatataaataaaaatagaaaagacaAAAATGAGTGATAGAATTAATAAACTAGGGCATGTGTTAAGTCTATTATATTAATTCAtgtgttaatattttttttcctcctatttcatgagagggttgttctcatgactCTTTATCAATCAATAAGTATtttttctgtcaaaaaaaattagagtaATGATTTATTTACTCTCTCAATTTTTTCcacttcaattttaatttttaattaattttatttatatttctctCATCTTTTCCTATTATATAACATAGTacatctcattttttttctctcatactTTCACCACTTTTTCACTAAAATGAGGTGttaacaaaatattttataacTAATTGTAACATGTTCTAGTCTCAGATTTATTGGCTTTCAACCCGAACCAACTCAAGTTTAACTAGAGGAGATGATCAGTCCATATACAGGAGCAATGAAGCATCTGCACTTGGGAGAAACAGAGACCAACTATGATGTAAGCCCCAAacgaaaaatatatttaaaactgACCATGTCGGAGGAGATCAGGAGATAAATGGGTGATTGAAAGGTAGAGAAAAATACCTACAACAATAGAACTGACGATAATGGGCTGCAAATtgttaaaatatgaaaaaagatATCTTATATTTTCTTATCATATTTTATAGTATCCTATAATATATTGGTCTTATATTAAAGAAACTAAGGTAGTTtacaattacttttttttttgggtacaaagaagcttaaaaaacaaaaaaggacCACGCAGCACTAATGCCTCAAGAAGACGGCACCACGATAGTCATCCGCAAGAAAGGGACTCGCCGCTAGCGGAGGGGAGTCTAAACACCTACACGAGCCAAGAGCGCCTTCCTTAGCTAAAAAATCAGCCACAGCGTTGCCTTCACGGAGAATGTGCTCCAACCTCACTAGTCAATCTCGTCCTAGTAATTCCTGGATGAGACTAACCACAGCAGCGTAAACATGGAACCACCCACAACCACGCTCCAGAAGCGAAATAGCATGCTGCGAATCAGAAAAAACAATGACACGACGGAATCCCCGCTCCCAACAAATGCGAAGGCCATAGAGAATCGCCAAAAGCTCAGCTTTAAGGATCTCAGAAACACCAACAAAAGCATAGAACCCAACCTGCCACATGCCAACTGAGTCACGCACCACACCGCCGGAGCCCGCCATCCCGGGGTTACTAAGCGAGAA is a window of Lotus japonicus ecotype B-129 chromosome 5, LjGifu_v1.2 DNA encoding:
- the LOC130719615 gene encoding uncharacterized mitochondrial protein AtMg00810-like gives rise to the protein MHQPLGFRDSRRPDYVCRLKKSLYGLKQAPRAWYQRFADYVSSIGFRHSSSDHSLFIFRRGPDVAYILLYVDDIILVASSHDLRQSFMALLASEFSMKDLGPLSYFLGIAVTRHAGGLFLSQSTYASEIIARAGMASCNPSATPVDTKQKLSSSSGTPCEDASLYRSLAGALQYLTFTRPDISYAVQQVCLHMHAPHTEHMLALKRVLRYVRGTLTYGLHLYTSPIEKLVSYTDADWGGGVLTLDALLLATVFFSVIISFLGPPSGNPPYLAPVLKLNTGALLMLFPSPVGSAIYFWSFTFLSLRQHWSTVTMLVPSTYLEIQCTISVPNI